The following proteins are encoded in a genomic region of Oceaniferula marina:
- a CDS encoding FG-GAP repeat domain-containing protein, which translates to MNLQLFGVLMVSTLGLTAGPFGLDREVPLEARAVDGLGGDMLVTAICRGLINADTNPDAVFTSSSGDTLGWVDLFNGGTCSMIADDVAGASSLCVTDADGDGDHDIVVASRWERNLQVFYNNGAGGFDSRGVIQSGLDAVVSLSAYDLDGDFREDLVGVTDHDRELFWMPRLASGGFGEKQVIGVLDSAPVQLEVRDLDQDGLPELLVLDVQPGRVSVWKNQGAGQWVLNQTCGRGWSRFLLGDIDGGGDELLGVSSMTGNISVLSCDQAGQFSEPVHQSGSCVGFELEALVDCDGDGYADALLRSFAGDSFEWMKSTGDGRLEPHRKLMLSVDGPTHSLLTDWNDDQMTDLVVASQHGKPFIYHEGLAAGSYAFWMDDYGLDSREHPESGDANGDGVTNLSAYAFGLHPSSDHALPYAAMGAAHLGLPSGVYDQMTSDTGIVFVRRKNATRNGLGYSLWKSVDMQGWTPVELPVSSAQSIDSTWERVEYLEPSGEQRAVFYRVKLDYSHP; encoded by the coding sequence ATGAATCTGCAATTGTTTGGTGTCTTGATGGTGTCGACCCTTGGCTTGACTGCCGGGCCCTTTGGTTTGGACCGTGAAGTTCCCCTTGAAGCTCGTGCAGTGGACGGACTTGGTGGTGATATGCTTGTGACCGCCATTTGTAGAGGCTTGATCAATGCGGATACAAATCCCGATGCCGTGTTTACGAGTTCTTCCGGAGATACGCTTGGCTGGGTGGATCTTTTCAATGGTGGAACCTGCTCCATGATTGCGGATGATGTTGCTGGTGCCTCTTCCTTGTGTGTGACAGATGCTGACGGGGATGGGGATCACGACATCGTGGTGGCATCCCGATGGGAGCGGAACCTTCAAGTGTTTTATAATAATGGGGCGGGAGGCTTTGACTCCCGCGGTGTCATTCAATCGGGCTTGGATGCGGTGGTTTCTTTGTCTGCGTATGATCTGGATGGTGATTTTCGCGAAGATTTGGTGGGTGTGACGGATCATGACAGGGAGTTGTTTTGGATGCCTCGTCTTGCATCGGGAGGTTTTGGAGAGAAGCAGGTGATCGGTGTGCTGGACTCTGCTCCCGTTCAGTTAGAAGTGAGGGATCTGGATCAAGACGGACTTCCAGAGCTGTTGGTATTGGATGTGCAACCCGGTAGGGTGAGTGTGTGGAAAAACCAGGGAGCAGGGCAATGGGTGCTGAACCAAACGTGCGGGCGAGGGTGGAGTCGTTTTTTACTGGGTGATATTGACGGCGGTGGGGACGAACTGCTCGGAGTTTCTTCCATGACTGGCAACATCAGCGTGCTAAGCTGTGATCAGGCAGGACAATTTTCCGAGCCTGTACATCAGTCGGGTTCATGTGTTGGATTCGAGCTCGAGGCCTTGGTTGATTGTGATGGTGACGGCTATGCCGATGCCCTCTTGCGTTCCTTTGCCGGCGATTCGTTTGAGTGGATGAAATCCACTGGGGATGGTCGATTGGAACCGCACCGCAAACTCATGCTCTCGGTGGATGGTCCGACGCATTCCTTGTTGACGGATTGGAATGATGACCAGATGACTGATTTGGTTGTGGCCTCACAGCATGGCAAACCCTTTATCTATCATGAAGGGCTCGCTGCCGGTAGCTATGCATTCTGGATGGATGATTATGGTTTGGACTCCCGTGAGCACCCTGAGTCCGGGGATGCCAATGGTGATGGGGTGACAAACTTGAGTGCCTATGCCTTTGGCTTGCATCCGTCGAGTGATCATGCTCTTCCCTATGCTGCCATGGGGGCTGCTCATTTGGGACTTCCTTCCGGTGTTTATGATCAGATGACTTCCGATACCGGTATTGTTTTTGTTCGCAGGAAGAACGCTACACGGAATGGTCTTGGTTACTCTTTATGGAAGAGTGTCGACATGCAGGGCTGGACGCCCGTTGAGTTACCCGTCTCTTCCGCTCAATCGATTGATTCTACTTGGGAGCGTGTGGAATACCTTGAGCCCAGCGGAGAACAACGTGCCGTTTTTTACCGAGTTAAGTTAGATTATAGCCATCCTTGA
- a CDS encoding LamG-like jellyroll fold domain-containing protein yields MSAYNTKELDRLIYALCDETITDEEYQQLQDVLLQNEEARKRYLKLLELHNMLEVESEHGGVAAGEAVVPIDLYLKKQRKAGVFRACLAAAAVLVAVAVMMRMVMAPEPEVLASIHVAPYSEFTISHAEGADVDSGANALVPGSSLKLSQGTIELSLSSGVKSIVQAPAELTMVDASELALHRGKAWFKVPPEATGFTVETPQVRAIDLGTEFGVVSHGQDSRYDQVHVLDGRVEVTTLKGLSRKGIRRTEQLSAGMAREVHFTGNFSHVPLSKGEFLTSLPKGLPYLHWSMDVDLDHPRMTSGTEVIASSIESVPTRSSVVQVPGRRGRAVAFAADNGGLRTNWSGIDGDRPRTIACWIKSPKHQPVGAIIGWGEHFEDGAKWRMTLNPEREKEGGVRGAIRTEFGYGYVIGSTDLRDGEWHHVVSVYDGSGEGTPESIKLYVDGVPEAVSAYKENIVLTELDDEKSASCVIGYNFQGTIDELKVYQGVLPAAAVQSLYQEGSEK; encoded by the coding sequence ATGAGTGCTTATAATACAAAGGAGCTGGACCGATTGATCTATGCCTTGTGTGATGAAACGATCACAGATGAAGAATATCAACAGTTGCAGGACGTTTTACTCCAGAATGAAGAAGCAAGAAAGCGCTACCTCAAGCTGTTGGAACTGCACAATATGTTAGAAGTGGAGTCTGAGCATGGTGGTGTGGCCGCTGGTGAAGCCGTCGTGCCAATTGACCTCTATCTTAAAAAGCAGCGCAAGGCCGGAGTATTCCGGGCCTGCTTGGCGGCGGCAGCCGTGCTGGTCGCGGTGGCTGTGATGATGCGTATGGTGATGGCTCCCGAGCCGGAGGTTTTGGCGAGCATCCATGTTGCGCCCTACTCGGAATTTACGATCAGTCATGCGGAAGGAGCAGATGTGGACTCTGGTGCGAATGCCTTGGTTCCAGGATCTTCGCTGAAGCTCTCACAGGGGACGATAGAACTTAGCTTGTCTTCCGGAGTGAAGTCGATTGTTCAGGCTCCAGCGGAGTTGACCATGGTCGATGCCTCCGAGCTTGCATTACACCGGGGGAAAGCCTGGTTCAAAGTTCCCCCTGAGGCCACGGGCTTTACGGTGGAGACGCCACAAGTTCGGGCGATTGATTTGGGGACTGAGTTTGGGGTTGTTTCCCACGGTCAGGACAGCCGTTATGATCAGGTGCATGTTCTCGACGGAAGAGTCGAAGTGACAACGCTGAAAGGATTGTCGCGCAAGGGGATCCGGCGCACGGAGCAGTTGTCTGCGGGTATGGCGCGTGAGGTTCACTTTACTGGAAACTTCAGTCATGTCCCTTTGTCCAAGGGTGAGTTTCTTACCTCGTTACCGAAAGGTCTTCCCTATTTGCATTGGTCAATGGATGTGGATTTGGATCATCCAAGGATGACCTCGGGGACCGAGGTGATAGCGAGTTCCATTGAATCGGTTCCGACCCGTTCGAGCGTTGTTCAGGTTCCGGGAAGAAGAGGGCGCGCTGTGGCGTTTGCAGCAGATAATGGCGGGCTCAGAACCAATTGGTCAGGGATTGACGGGGATCGCCCTCGTACGATTGCTTGTTGGATTAAGAGTCCCAAGCATCAACCTGTCGGAGCGATTATTGGTTGGGGGGAACACTTTGAAGATGGGGCCAAATGGCGGATGACCTTGAATCCGGAACGTGAAAAAGAAGGAGGAGTGAGAGGTGCCATACGAACTGAATTTGGTTATGGCTATGTGATTGGCTCAACGGATTTACGGGATGGTGAATGGCACCATGTGGTTTCAGTGTATGATGGATCGGGAGAAGGAACTCCTGAATCGATCAAACTCTATGTGGATGGTGTGCCCGAAGCTGTCAGTGCCTACAAAGAGAATATCGTGCTCACGGAGTTGGACGATGAAAAGTCAGCTTCTTGTGTGATTGGTTATAATTTCCAAGGAACGATCGATGAGTTGAAAGTCTATCAGGGAGTGCTGCCTGCAGCTGCTGTGCAGAGCCTGTACCAAGAAGGATCCGAGAAGTAA
- a CDS encoding sigma-70 family RNA polymerase sigma factor: MSKRSKHDAPELAEFVALLTDHQLMLRGYIRSLIPNASDVRDVLQNTNLVLWEKRGDFKRGSNFKAWAFTVARYRSFEHRKKMKRDHRLVFDDRLIELIEQTPHDWSDELLDQQHRALEQCLRGLKSRDRALIDSRYGKLETLVDFARRDGRSEGSLRVTLNRLRTVLRDCIDGKMKQGEVQV, encoded by the coding sequence ATGAGTAAGCGATCCAAACATGACGCACCGGAATTGGCTGAATTTGTTGCCTTGTTGACAGATCATCAGCTGATGTTGCGTGGTTATATTCGTTCATTGATTCCCAATGCGTCGGATGTCCGGGATGTGTTGCAAAACACCAACCTGGTGTTGTGGGAAAAACGTGGAGATTTTAAGAGGGGAAGCAATTTTAAAGCCTGGGCATTTACGGTTGCCCGGTACCGTTCTTTTGAGCATCGCAAAAAAATGAAACGGGACCATCGCCTGGTCTTTGATGATCGATTGATTGAACTGATTGAGCAGACTCCCCACGACTGGAGTGATGAGTTGCTGGACCAGCAACATAGGGCTTTGGAGCAATGCTTGCGGGGGTTGAAAAGCAGAGATAGGGCATTGATCGATTCTCGTTACGGAAAGCTGGAAACCTTGGTTGACTTTGCGCGACGTGATGGCCGGTCCGAAGGAAGTCTGCGGGTAACTCTGAATCGTTTACGGACAGTTCTGCGCGATTGTATTGATGGGAAAATGAAACAGGGGGAGGTGCAGGTATGA